A stretch of DNA from Yoonia sp. G8-12:
ACCTCTTATGACGATGATCTGGCGGCTTACCGCAAAATGCTGCTGACACCTGAAAAGCCGCGCGAAAAAGACAAACCCGCGCCGGTCAAAGCGGCAAAACCCACACGCGAGGCTGTCATGGCACTGCGCGCGGACGTGCGCAAGAACGAAGAGCGCGTCAAAAAGATCAACGACATGCGTGACAAGCTGGCCAAAAAGCTCGCCGATCCTGTCCTTTACGAAGAGGGAAAAGCAGGCGAACTGGCCACATGGAACAAGAAATACGCAGAAGTCATGGACGGTCTGGAGCGCGCAGAAGCGATGTGGATGGCCGCCCTTGAAAAGCTTGAAAAGGCCGAAAAGCCCTGATTATCATCTTGCCCTGAAAACTCCCGCCGGAGGCATCCCCTGCTTGCAATCGCACGCATTCCTCTGCCAGACAGGACCCCATGACCGAACTTCCTGCCCTCATCGCAGCCTTCACAACGCTGTTCATCATCATCGACCCGCCCGGTCTTGCGCCAGTGTTTATTGCGCTGACCCAAGGCATGAGCGCGCAGCAACGCCGCGCCATCGGCATCCGTGCCTTCCTTGTGGCGGCCGCGTTGATGATGGTTTTCCTGTTTCTGGGCGAAGCTGTCCTCGGCTTTATCGGGATTTCGATGGATGCCTTCCGTATCGCAGGCGGTATCCTGCTCTTTCTCACCGCCCTTGATATGCTCTTTCAGCGCCGTCAGGCACGACGCGAAGACAATGCCGCCGAAGGTCAGGCCGAACATCACGATGACCCTTCGGTCTTTCCGCTGGCGCTGCCGCTCATCGTGGGCCCCGGTGCGATCACAACTGTGATCCTGCTTGCAGGTGAGGCGCAGAGTGCCACCGACATGGGCGCGATTGCCGCCGTGATCATCGTCGTGCTGCTGATCGTTCTGCTGGCCTTTCTTGTCGCGCCAGCGATTGAGCGGGCCTTGGGCAAGACCGGTCTGAACATCGTTACCCGCCTTCTGGGCATGTTGCTGGCCGCTTTGGCGGTGCAATTCGTGCTTGATGGTCTGCGGGGTTTTGGGATCGGCGCGTAGTGCCTATATTGTTCGCATGAGCACCGATCAAATCATGCAACTGACCTATCTTGTCCTGCTGGGGGCCGCTATCGGCGGCTCTGCCATCGTGGCGGGACGCAGCAATATGGGCAAGATGGCGCAACAGGCCGCAATCTGGGCGCTGATTTTCGTGGGCGTCATCGGCGCTTACGGGTTGTGGGAGGACATCACAAACGATGTGAACCCCCGCCAAGCGATCCTGAGCGACGGTGCCATCGCCGTGCCACGCAGCAATGACGGGCACTATCATCTGACGCTTGATGTGAACGGCACCGCGGTTGATTTCGTCATCGACACGGGCGCCAGCCAAGTCGTGCTCTCCCAACGTGATGCTGCACGGATCGGGATTAACGCGGACGCGCTGAATTTTTCCGGTATGGCCAGCACCGCCAACGGCGTGGTGCGCACGGCCCCTGTTGTGCTAGATCAGGTCACATTGGGCGGCATCACCGACCGCAATGTGCCAGCCGTGGTCAACGGTGGCGCAATGGACAATTCGCTACTGGGGATGACCTATCTGGGCCTATATAACAGGATCGAGATTTCCAACGGAGAACTGGTGTTGAACCGATGATCAGAGCACTTGCCCTTTTTCTATTATTGGCGGCCTGCGCGCCCGCGCCCACTGCGCTGCCCGAAGATTTCGATCCCACGTTTACGTTCTGACGCGTAAGGTGGGTTTCACCCACCCTACTTCTCGGCTTTCTTGGTCCAGCGTCCGGCCTCTTGCGCCCAATATTGCGCGGCACAGCCCGCATCGGTCAGGGATTTCCACTGGCCCCGCGCCACATCAAGTGCGGCACCGTCATGTCCGTCGAACAATATACAGGTCCGCTCAGCAGCAGTGACTTCTTCAGCACTCACCGCTGCGCCGCCCACGCTCATCACGCAGGCAAAGCCGTCGCTGGGCACGTCACCCAGCAACACAGGCTGATCCCCGTCATGCGGCCCACCGGCCAGACCATGGGGCATAAACCCGTCCTCGGGGCCTTGCCACAACACCTCGTCCAAGCGTTTCAACAGGGTCGCATCATTTCCGCGCACCAGCACCCGCCAGCCCGCACCGCGCGCCTTGCCGATCAACATCGGCAAGGTCGCCTCAAGCGGGCTGTCAGTCAGGTGGTAGAAAAACGCAGCGCCCATCAGCCCTTCTCGTAATTGTCAGCAATCAACCGGTTCAGCGCCATCACACCCCAGCCCGTGGCCCCAGCCGGTGCCAGCGCTGTTTCTTTCTTCACGCTGGCCGTACCCGCGATATCCAGATGCGCCCAAGGCACGTCGGGTTTCACAAACCGCTGCAGGAATTGCGCGGCAATCACCGCACCGCCCATACGCCCGCCCACGTTCTTCATATCGGCAATGCGCGATTTCAGTTCTGCGTCATAGCCCGCACCCAAAGGCATCCGCCACACGCCTTCTCCCTCTGCCGCAGCGGCTTTCTGAAACGCCGCACTCAGATCGTCAGAGTTGGAGAACATCCCAGCATTTTCATGGCCCAATGCCACCAAAATCGCGCCCGTCAACGTGGCCAGATTGATCATGCCCACTGGCTTGAACCGCTCTTGCGCGTACCAGAGCACATCGGCCAGCACCAAACGCCCCTCGGCGTCGGTGTTGATGATCTCGATCGTGTCGCCCTTCATGGATTTGACCACATCACCGGGGCGGGTGGCATTGCCGGACGGCATGTTTTCCACCAACCCCACAAGGCCCACGACGTTGGCCTTGGCCTTGCGCAGCGCCAATGTGCGCATCACCCCCGCAACAACACCGGCACCGCCCATGTCCATGGTCATGTCTTCCATCCCGCCGGGCTGTTTGAGGCTGATGCCGCCGGTATCAAAGACCACGCCTTTGCCCACAAACGCAAAAGGCGCTTCCTTGCCGCCACCATTCCACGACATCACCACCACTTTGGTGGGGCTGTCGGACCCTTGGCCCACACTCAACAGCGTACGCATCCCCAGCTTGGCCAGATCATCCTCTTCAAGGATTTCCACCTCGAGCCCCAGTTCCTGCATCGCAGCCAGCCGTGCGGCAAAATCATCGGTGGTCAGCACATTGGCAGGTTCATTCGTCAGATCACGGGTGAAAAACACGCCTTCGGCGACAGCGGCCATCGGGGCTGCGGCCTTGGCCACTTCCTCGGGTTTCGACACCATGAATGTCACCGTGCCCGCCTTGTTGGCAGGGGCGGTTTTATGGGTTTCAAACGTATAACCGCGCAGCGCCAACCCCAGTGCAATTTCATCTGCCCGCGTGATCGTACCGGCAATGACCAACAGATCATCGCCATTCTGGATCTTGGCCAATTGCGCGCCTGTTTTGCGCGCGTCTGCGCGGCTAGGTTTGCGGCCCAGTTTTGCGACCACGACCGCCACAGCCGCCATGCCCGCAGGATACCCAAGCGGGGCCACATCGCCCGTTGTCATCTTTTCAAAGGCTGCACTGTCGACAAACCGCGCCAGCGATTTGCGGGTCAGGGTGTTCACCTTGCGCGCGCCCGCATCCAGCTTGCCGTCTTCATCGACAAAAACAACGACCTTTCCCACCGCATCGCCAACAGCATTCAGATCTACGTCTTTGAATTGGATTTCGGCAGGTGTGGTCATGGTGTCTCCGATCTGTGTGAATGGTTTTGCGGCAATAGGTAGCCCGCGACCAGCCCTTTGACCAGATAGCTGTTCAATCCGCCGTCCCGTTAGGCTAGTTTGACGACGAGACAGCGACAGGCATCGAAAAGGACATAACATTGGGGCGATTCGACAGATATGTGTTGTCGCAACTCATGGTGCTGTTTGGCTTTTTCAGCCTCGTGCTGGTGTTGATCTATTGGATCAACCGGGCGGTTTCGCTGTTTGACCAATTGATCGCCGACGGACAATCAGCGGCAGTTTTCCTTGAGTTCACTGCGCTTTCATTGCCCTCGGTAATGCGATTGGCCCTGCCCTTGGCGGCCTTTGCGGCAGCCGTCTATGTGACCAACCGCATGTCAACCGAATCCGAGCTGACCGTGGTGCAGGCCACCGGATACTCGCCCGTGCGCCTTGCGCGGCCGGTTTTGTATTTCGGGCTGATCGTGGCGCTGATGATGTCGATCCTTTTGCATTTCCTGATCCCTCTCAGCACAGCGCGTCTGGCCGAACGCGAGGTCGAGATCTCGCAGAATATCTCTTCGCGGTTTCTGACCGAGGGGCGCTTTTTGGAACCGGTCAACGGGGTCACGTTCTATATCCGTGAAATCACGCCATCTGGCGAGTTGCGCGATGTGTTTTTATCAGACAATCGCAACCCCGATGAACAGGTGACATATACCGCGGCCAAGGCCTTTCTGGTCAGGGAAGGCGCCACCACCCAGTTGGTCATGATCGACGGCATGGTCCAGACGCTTTTGACGCAGGATCAACGCCTGTTCAGGACGTCATTCGACGACTTTGCCTTTAGTGTCAGCAATCTGATGACCGAACCCAGAACACGGGGCCGGCGTGAAAACGTTGTGCCCACGTGGGAATTGCTCAATCCGACGCAAGCCCTGCAGGATGAAACCAGACGCACCGCCGCATATTTGCTGGCAAGCGCAAATGACCGGTTCAGCCAGTCCATTCTGGGCGCTGTGGCCGCGCTCTTGGGGTATGCGGCGCTGATGGTCGGCAGCTATAGCCGTTTTGGGGTCTGGAAACAGATCATTGGTGCCATTTTCCTGATCATCGTGGTCAAGGCCGTTGAAACGGCAGGTCTGCGCGTCGCGCGCAGTGACACTCAGCTTTGGTTTGTCGCCTATCTTCAATGCGTCGTGGGTTTTGTGATGGTCTGGTGTCTGCTCTACTGGGCAGGTCATCCGTATCTGTTCAAGCGCCGGATCCCGGAGGCCCCTACGCCATGACCCTGCATTTTTACTTTGCACGCCGCTTCTTGTTCACACTGCTCGGTGTGGGTGCTGTCTTTTTCATGATCATGCTCTTTACAGAGCTGCTCGAACAATTGCGCCGTTTTGCCAGCGCGGACGCGACATTCACCGATCTGCTGATCCTCAGCCTGCTGAACATCCCCCAAGCGATTTATGGCATTATGCCATTGATCATGATCCTTGCCACCATTGCGCTTTTCCTTAGCCTTGCGCGATCCTCTGAAATGGTCGTGACACGCGCCGCCGGACGCTCGGCGCTGAAAGCCCTGCGCGCGCCTTTGGCGGTGGCGATGATGGTCGGTGTGCTGGCGGTGGCAATCCTGAACCCGATCGTGGCGGGCACCTCGAAAGAGTATGAGGCCCGCAGTGATGCATTGCGCGGCACAAGCTCTGTTCTGTCTATCGGTTCTTCGGGTTTGTGGTTGCGTCAGGGTGACGAGACAGGACAAACCGTGATCCGCGCCCAAAGCGCCAATCTGGACGGGACCCTTCTGAGCGATGTGACATTCCTGACTTTTGCCCCTGATGGCACCCCGAACCAACGGATCAATGCGCAAACAGCAGAGCTGGTGGCGGGTGCATGGATTTTGCGCGACGCCAAGTCATGGGCCCTGGCCGAACAGACAACACCCGAAGCGACTGCGCGGCTTCAATCCGAACTTCGGTTGCCATCAACGCTGACCCCCGATCAGATCCGAGACAGCTTTGGCACCCCCTCTTCAATCCCGATCTGGGAATTGCCCACGTTCATTGAGCGTCTGCAAACCGCCGGTTTTTCCGCACAGCGCCATCTGGTGTGGTTTCACAAAGAACTGGCCCAACCGCTCTTTCTTGTCTCAATGGTTCTGATCGGGGCCAGCTTTACGCTGCGCCATCAACGTGGGGGGCGGACTGGCCTTATGGTGATGTTTGCGATCCTGCTGGCCTTCGTGATCTATTTCATCCGCAACTTTGCGCAGGTGCTTGGCGAAAACGGGCAATTACCGGTTCTGTTGGCCGCATGGGCACCACCCTTTGTGGCGATCGGGATTTCGATGGGTTTCCTTTTGCACAATGAGGACGGCTGATGCGCGTTCTTGTGTTCTTGCTGCTGCTTTGCATGCCGCTTGCGCTTAATGCGCAAGGGGCGGCAACGCTGGTGGCCGATACGGTCGAACTGAATGCCGACGAACAGCTGGTTGCTACAGGCAATGTCGAGGTGCTCTTTGATGGCAGCCGCCTGACCGCCAGCCAGATTATTTTTGATCGCCCCAGCGACACACTGCAAATTATCGGACCCATCGTCATTCAAGCCGCGGATGGCACCATCTTTACTGCCGATCGTGCAACACTTGATCCGCGGCTCGAGAACGGCATTCTGCAAGGCGCGCGCATCGTGCTGGAACAGCAACTTCAAGTCGCATCAAACCAGATTGATCGGCGCGAAGGGCGGTATTCGCAGCTTTACAAGACCACAGCCACCTCTTGCCGGGTTTGTGGAACGCAGGCACCTTTGTGGGAAATTCGCGCCGAACAGGTGATCCACGACACCCAAGAAAAGCAACTTTATTTCAGCAATGCCACATTGCGGGTGCGCGGTGTGCCGGTGCTTTGGTTGCCGCGCATGCGCCTGCCCGACCCGTCGCTTGATCGTTCATCCGGCCTGCTGATCCCAACGCAAAGCAACACCACCCAACTGGGGTTCGGGATCAAGCTGCCATATTTCTTCACGCTCGGGGACCACCGGGATCTGACGGTCACGCCCTATGTCTCGCAAGAGACAACCACGATTGAACTGCGCTACCGGCAGGCCTTTGCCAACGGCGATCTGACGGTGGAAGCAGCGGTCAGTGACGACACATTGCTGCCCGAGGCCCGCTCGTACCTCTTTGCGGAAGGCCGTTTTGATCTGGCAAACGCCTATCAACTGATCTTTGATATCGAAACCGTCAGCGATCCGGCCTATCTTGTGGACTACGGGTATTCCGACAAGGACCGGCTTGATAGTTCCGTGCAATTGCTGCGCGTGACGGATCGCGCGCTTTTGAACGCACGGCTGACAA
This window harbors:
- a CDS encoding MarC family protein produces the protein MTELPALIAAFTTLFIIIDPPGLAPVFIALTQGMSAQQRRAIGIRAFLVAAALMMVFLFLGEAVLGFIGISMDAFRIAGGILLFLTALDMLFQRRQARREDNAAEGQAEHHDDPSVFPLALPLIVGPGAITTVILLAGEAQSATDMGAIAAVIIVVLLIVLLAFLVAPAIERALGKTGLNIVTRLLGMLLAALAVQFVLDGLRGFGIGA
- a CDS encoding retropepsin-like aspartic protease family protein, translating into MSTDQIMQLTYLVLLGAAIGGSAIVAGRSNMGKMAQQAAIWALIFVGVIGAYGLWEDITNDVNPRQAILSDGAIAVPRSNDGHYHLTLDVNGTAVDFVIDTGASQVVLSQRDAARIGINADALNFSGMASTANGVVRTAPVVLDQVTLGGITDRNVPAVVNGGAMDNSLLGMTYLGLYNRIEISNGELVLNR
- a CDS encoding DNA polymerase III subunit chi; amino-acid sequence: MGAAFFYHLTDSPLEATLPMLIGKARGAGWRVLVRGNDATLLKRLDEVLWQGPEDGFMPHGLAGGPHDGDQPVLLGDVPSDGFACVMSVGGAAVSAEEVTAAERTCILFDGHDGAALDVARGQWKSLTDAGCAAQYWAQEAGRWTKKAEK
- a CDS encoding leucyl aminopeptidase is translated as MTTPAEIQFKDVDLNAVGDAVGKVVVFVDEDGKLDAGARKVNTLTRKSLARFVDSAAFEKMTTGDVAPLGYPAGMAAVAVVVAKLGRKPSRADARKTGAQLAKIQNGDDLLVIAGTITRADEIALGLALRGYTFETHKTAPANKAGTVTFMVSKPEEVAKAAAPMAAVAEGVFFTRDLTNEPANVLTTDDFAARLAAMQELGLEVEILEEDDLAKLGMRTLLSVGQGSDSPTKVVVMSWNGGGKEAPFAFVGKGVVFDTGGISLKQPGGMEDMTMDMGGAGVVAGVMRTLALRKAKANVVGLVGLVENMPSGNATRPGDVVKSMKGDTIEIINTDAEGRLVLADVLWYAQERFKPVGMINLATLTGAILVALGHENAGMFSNSDDLSAAFQKAAAAEGEGVWRMPLGAGYDAELKSRIADMKNVGGRMGGAVIAAQFLQRFVKPDVPWAHLDIAGTASVKKETALAPAGATGWGVMALNRLIADNYEKG
- the lptF gene encoding LPS export ABC transporter permease LptF, producing MLSQLMVLFGFFSLVLVLIYWINRAVSLFDQLIADGQSAAVFLEFTALSLPSVMRLALPLAAFAAAVYVTNRMSTESELTVVQATGYSPVRLARPVLYFGLIVALMMSILLHFLIPLSTARLAEREVEISQNISSRFLTEGRFLEPVNGVTFYIREITPSGELRDVFLSDNRNPDEQVTYTAAKAFLVREGATTQLVMIDGMVQTLLTQDQRLFRTSFDDFAFSVSNLMTEPRTRGRRENVVPTWELLNPTQALQDETRRTAAYLLASANDRFSQSILGAVAALLGYAALMVGSYSRFGVWKQIIGAIFLIIVVKAVETAGLRVARSDTQLWFVAYLQCVVGFVMVWCLLYWAGHPYLFKRRIPEAPTP
- the lptG gene encoding LPS export ABC transporter permease LptG is translated as MTLHFYFARRFLFTLLGVGAVFFMIMLFTELLEQLRRFASADATFTDLLILSLLNIPQAIYGIMPLIMILATIALFLSLARSSEMVVTRAAGRSALKALRAPLAVAMMVGVLAVAILNPIVAGTSKEYEARSDALRGTSSVLSIGSSGLWLRQGDETGQTVIRAQSANLDGTLLSDVTFLTFAPDGTPNQRINAQTAELVAGAWILRDAKSWALAEQTTPEATARLQSELRLPSTLTPDQIRDSFGTPSSIPIWELPTFIERLQTAGFSAQRHLVWFHKELAQPLFLVSMVLIGASFTLRHQRGGRTGLMVMFAILLAFVIYFIRNFAQVLGENGQLPVLLAAWAPPFVAIGISMGFLLHNEDG